A part of Ferviditalea candida genomic DNA contains:
- a CDS encoding nucleotide-binding protein has protein sequence MKPRVFIGSSVESLEIARALQVILDYDCESVIWNQGVFKLSSTTMHDLSRIEDIDFAIFIFSPDDLTTIRNQEYRTVRDNLILEFGMFVGKLGLDRVFFVIPKDIDFHLPTDILGITPGVYEAFRKDKNIEAALGAVSRQMLLQMKQLGNKTLPVVEGKWEFTLNSSNKWIWKRYSGNGKLIGASCNEYVRKEYCIENARLHGYTVSKDYRVPK, from the coding sequence ATGAAACCAAGAGTTTTTATAGGTTCTTCTGTTGAAAGTTTGGAGATTGCTAGAGCGCTTCAAGTTATTTTAGATTATGATTGCGAGAGTGTTATATGGAATCAGGGAGTTTTTAAACTGTCGAGTACAACAATGCACGATCTTTCGAGGATTGAAGATATTGACTTTGCGATATTCATATTTTCACCCGACGATTTAACGACAATACGAAATCAAGAGTATAGAACTGTAAGAGATAACTTGATTCTAGAGTTTGGGATGTTTGTTGGAAAATTAGGTCTTGACCGGGTTTTCTTTGTGATCCCCAAAGATATTGACTTTCATCTACCAACCGACATTTTAGGGATCACACCTGGAGTTTATGAAGCATTCCGAAAAGATAAGAACATTGAAGCAGCATTAGGAGCAGTTTCGAGACAAATGTTATTGCAAATGAAACAGTTAGGGAATAAAACTCTTCCTGTTGTTGAAGGGAAATGGGAGTTTACCCTGAATTCAAGTAACAAGTGGATTTGGAAACGTTATTCAGGTAATGGAAAATTAATAGGCGCTTCATGCAATGAATACGTTAGAAAGGAATATTGTATTGAAAATGCTCGGTTACATGGGTATACAGTATCTAAGGATTACAGAGTTCCTAAGTAA